One Chionomys nivalis chromosome 4, mChiNiv1.1, whole genome shotgun sequence genomic region harbors:
- the Elavl3 gene encoding ELAV-like protein 3 isoform X2, giving the protein MVTILGAMESQVGGGPAGPALPNGPLLGTNGATDDSKTNLIVNYLPQNMTQDEFKSLFGSIGDIESCKLVRDKITGQSLGYGFVNYSDPNDADKAINTLNGLKLQTKTIKVSYARPSSASIRDANLYVSGLPKTMSQKEMEQLFSQYGRIITSRILLDQATGVSRGVGFIRFDKRIEAEEAIKGLNGQKPLGAAEPITVKFANNPSQKTGQALLTHLYQSSARRYAGPLHHQTQRFRLDNLLNMAYGVKSPLSLIARFSPIAIDGMSGLAGVGLSGGAAGAGWCIFVYNLSPEADESVLWQLFGPFGAVTNVKVIRDFTTNKCKGFGFVTMTNYDEAAMAIASLNGYRLGERVLQVSFKTSKQHKA; this is encoded by the exons ATACTGGGGGCCATGGAGTCTCAGGTTGGGGGGGGGCCGGCCGGCCCGGCCCTGCCCAATGGGCCACTCCTTGGGACAAATGGAGCCACTGATGACAGCAAGACCAACCTCATCGTCAACTACCTACCCCAGAACATGACACAGGACGAGTTCAAGAGTCTCTTCGGCAGCATTGGGGACATCGAATCCTGCAAGCTGGTTCGGGATAAGATCACAG ggcagagcctGGGCTATGGGTTTGTGAACTACTCTGACCCCAATGATGCAGACAAAGCCATCAACACCCTCAATGGCCTCAAATTGCAGACAAAGACCATCAAG GTGTCCTATGCACGCCCCAGTTCTGCCTCTATTCGGGATGCTAACCTGTACGTCAGTGGCCTCCCCAAGACTATGAGCCAGAAGGAGATGGAACAACTCTTCTCCCAGTATGGTCGCATCATCACTTCCAGAATCCTGCTGGACCAGGCCACAG GTGTCTCTCGGGGTGTGGGATTCATCCGCTTTGACAAGAGGATCGAGGCTGAGGAGGCCATCAAGGGACTGAATGGGCAGAAACCACTAGGTGCGGCTGAGCCAATCACGGTCAAATTCGCAAACAACCCGAGTCAGAAGACCGGGCAGGCCCTGCTCACCCACCTGTACCAGTCCTCTGCCCGGCGCTACGCGGGTCCTCTGCATCATCAGACACAGCGTTTCCG gcTGGACAATTTGCTCAACATGGCCTATGGAGTCAAAAG TCCCCTGTCGCTCATCGCCAGGTTCTCCCCAATCGCCATCGATGGCATGAGTGGCCTGGCAGGTGTGGGCTTGTCCGGAGGCGCGGCAGGTGCTGGCTGGTGCATCTTCGTGTACAACCTGTCCCCAGAAGCTGATGAGAGCGTGCTGTGGCAGCTTTTCGGACCTTTTGGGGCAGTCACCAATGTCAAGGTCATCCGGGATTTCACCACCAACAAGTGCAAGGGCTTCGGCTTCGTCACCATGACCAACTACGACGAGGCAGCCATGGCCATCGCCAGCCTGAATGGCTACCGCCTGGGTGAGCGTGTGCTGCAGGTGTCCTTCAAGACCAGCAAGCAGCACAAGGCCTGA
- the Elavl3 gene encoding ELAV-like protein 3 isoform X3 — translation MVTQILGAMESQVGGGPAGPALPNGPLLGTNGATDDSKTNLIVNYLPQNMTQDEFKSLFGSIGDIESCKLVRDKITGQSLGYGFVNYSDPNDADKAINTLNGLKLQTKTIKVSYARPSSASIRDANLYVSGLPKTMSQKEMEQLFSQYGRIITSRILLDQATGVSRGVGFIRFDKRIEAEEAIKGLNGQKPLGAAEPITVKFANNPSQKTGQALLTHLYQSSARRYAGPLHHQTQRFRLDNLLNMAYGVKRFSPIAIDGMSGLAGVGLSGGAAGAGWCIFVYNLSPEADESVLWQLFGPFGAVTNVKVIRDFTTNKCKGFGFVTMTNYDEAAMAIASLNGYRLGERVLQVSFKTSKQHKA, via the exons CAGATACTGGGGGCCATGGAGTCTCAGGTTGGGGGGGGGCCGGCCGGCCCGGCCCTGCCCAATGGGCCACTCCTTGGGACAAATGGAGCCACTGATGACAGCAAGACCAACCTCATCGTCAACTACCTACCCCAGAACATGACACAGGACGAGTTCAAGAGTCTCTTCGGCAGCATTGGGGACATCGAATCCTGCAAGCTGGTTCGGGATAAGATCACAG ggcagagcctGGGCTATGGGTTTGTGAACTACTCTGACCCCAATGATGCAGACAAAGCCATCAACACCCTCAATGGCCTCAAATTGCAGACAAAGACCATCAAG GTGTCCTATGCACGCCCCAGTTCTGCCTCTATTCGGGATGCTAACCTGTACGTCAGTGGCCTCCCCAAGACTATGAGCCAGAAGGAGATGGAACAACTCTTCTCCCAGTATGGTCGCATCATCACTTCCAGAATCCTGCTGGACCAGGCCACAG GTGTCTCTCGGGGTGTGGGATTCATCCGCTTTGACAAGAGGATCGAGGCTGAGGAGGCCATCAAGGGACTGAATGGGCAGAAACCACTAGGTGCGGCTGAGCCAATCACGGTCAAATTCGCAAACAACCCGAGTCAGAAGACCGGGCAGGCCCTGCTCACCCACCTGTACCAGTCCTCTGCCCGGCGCTACGCGGGTCCTCTGCATCATCAGACACAGCGTTTCCG gcTGGACAATTTGCTCAACATGGCCTATGGAGTCAAAAG GTTCTCCCCAATCGCCATCGATGGCATGAGTGGCCTGGCAGGTGTGGGCTTGTCCGGAGGCGCGGCAGGTGCTGGCTGGTGCATCTTCGTGTACAACCTGTCCCCAGAAGCTGATGAGAGCGTGCTGTGGCAGCTTTTCGGACCTTTTGGGGCAGTCACCAATGTCAAGGTCATCCGGGATTTCACCACCAACAAGTGCAAGGGCTTCGGCTTCGTCACCATGACCAACTACGACGAGGCAGCCATGGCCATCGCCAGCCTGAATGGCTACCGCCTGGGTGAGCGTGTGCTGCAGGTGTCCTTCAAGACCAGCAAGCAGCACAAGGCCTGA
- the Elavl3 gene encoding ELAV-like protein 3 isoform X4, whose product MVTQILGAMESQVGGGPAGPALPNGPLLGTNGATDDSKTNLIVNYLPQNMTQDEFKSLFGSIGDIESCKLVRDKITGQSLGYGFVNYSDPNDADKAINTLNGLKLQTKTIKVSYARPSSASIRDANLYVSGLPKTMSQKEMEQLFSQYGRIITSRILLDQATGVSRGVGFIRFDKRIEAEEAIKGLNGQKPLGAAEPITVKFANNPSQKTGQALLTHLYQSSARRYAGPLHHQTQRFRLDNLLNMAYGVKSQQTTCYPGGEISQRQRQGHGGGMKHCCPPSPSGTHPETPCWCLTRD is encoded by the exons CAGATACTGGGGGCCATGGAGTCTCAGGTTGGGGGGGGGCCGGCCGGCCCGGCCCTGCCCAATGGGCCACTCCTTGGGACAAATGGAGCCACTGATGACAGCAAGACCAACCTCATCGTCAACTACCTACCCCAGAACATGACACAGGACGAGTTCAAGAGTCTCTTCGGCAGCATTGGGGACATCGAATCCTGCAAGCTGGTTCGGGATAAGATCACAG ggcagagcctGGGCTATGGGTTTGTGAACTACTCTGACCCCAATGATGCAGACAAAGCCATCAACACCCTCAATGGCCTCAAATTGCAGACAAAGACCATCAAG GTGTCCTATGCACGCCCCAGTTCTGCCTCTATTCGGGATGCTAACCTGTACGTCAGTGGCCTCCCCAAGACTATGAGCCAGAAGGAGATGGAACAACTCTTCTCCCAGTATGGTCGCATCATCACTTCCAGAATCCTGCTGGACCAGGCCACAG GTGTCTCTCGGGGTGTGGGATTCATCCGCTTTGACAAGAGGATCGAGGCTGAGGAGGCCATCAAGGGACTGAATGGGCAGAAACCACTAGGTGCGGCTGAGCCAATCACGGTCAAATTCGCAAACAACCCGAGTCAGAAGACCGGGCAGGCCCTGCTCACCCACCTGTACCAGTCCTCTGCCCGGCGCTACGCGGGTCCTCTGCATCATCAGACACAGCGTTTCCG gcTGGACAATTTGCTCAACATGGCCTATGGAGTCAAAAG TCAACAGACAACCTGCTACCCAGGGGGTGAGATATCCCAGAGACAACGTCAGGGACATGGTGGTGGCATGAAGCACTGTTGTCCTCCTTCCCCATCAGGGACACATCCTGAGACTCCTTGTTGGTGCCTGACAAGAGATTGA
- the Elavl3 gene encoding ELAV-like protein 3 isoform X1, whose product MVTQILGAMESQVGGGPAGPALPNGPLLGTNGATDDSKTNLIVNYLPQNMTQDEFKSLFGSIGDIESCKLVRDKITGQSLGYGFVNYSDPNDADKAINTLNGLKLQTKTIKVSYARPSSASIRDANLYVSGLPKTMSQKEMEQLFSQYGRIITSRILLDQATGVSRGVGFIRFDKRIEAEEAIKGLNGQKPLGAAEPITVKFANNPSQKTGQALLTHLYQSSARRYAGPLHHQTQRFRLDNLLNMAYGVKSPLSLIARFSPIAIDGMSGLAGVGLSGGAAGAGWCIFVYNLSPEADESVLWQLFGPFGAVTNVKVIRDFTTNKCKGFGFVTMTNYDEAAMAIASLNGYRLGERVLQVSFKTSKQHKA is encoded by the exons CAGATACTGGGGGCCATGGAGTCTCAGGTTGGGGGGGGGCCGGCCGGCCCGGCCCTGCCCAATGGGCCACTCCTTGGGACAAATGGAGCCACTGATGACAGCAAGACCAACCTCATCGTCAACTACCTACCCCAGAACATGACACAGGACGAGTTCAAGAGTCTCTTCGGCAGCATTGGGGACATCGAATCCTGCAAGCTGGTTCGGGATAAGATCACAG ggcagagcctGGGCTATGGGTTTGTGAACTACTCTGACCCCAATGATGCAGACAAAGCCATCAACACCCTCAATGGCCTCAAATTGCAGACAAAGACCATCAAG GTGTCCTATGCACGCCCCAGTTCTGCCTCTATTCGGGATGCTAACCTGTACGTCAGTGGCCTCCCCAAGACTATGAGCCAGAAGGAGATGGAACAACTCTTCTCCCAGTATGGTCGCATCATCACTTCCAGAATCCTGCTGGACCAGGCCACAG GTGTCTCTCGGGGTGTGGGATTCATCCGCTTTGACAAGAGGATCGAGGCTGAGGAGGCCATCAAGGGACTGAATGGGCAGAAACCACTAGGTGCGGCTGAGCCAATCACGGTCAAATTCGCAAACAACCCGAGTCAGAAGACCGGGCAGGCCCTGCTCACCCACCTGTACCAGTCCTCTGCCCGGCGCTACGCGGGTCCTCTGCATCATCAGACACAGCGTTTCCG gcTGGACAATTTGCTCAACATGGCCTATGGAGTCAAAAG TCCCCTGTCGCTCATCGCCAGGTTCTCCCCAATCGCCATCGATGGCATGAGTGGCCTGGCAGGTGTGGGCTTGTCCGGAGGCGCGGCAGGTGCTGGCTGGTGCATCTTCGTGTACAACCTGTCCCCAGAAGCTGATGAGAGCGTGCTGTGGCAGCTTTTCGGACCTTTTGGGGCAGTCACCAATGTCAAGGTCATCCGGGATTTCACCACCAACAAGTGCAAGGGCTTCGGCTTCGTCACCATGACCAACTACGACGAGGCAGCCATGGCCATCGCCAGCCTGAATGGCTACCGCCTGGGTGAGCGTGTGCTGCAGGTGTCCTTCAAGACCAGCAAGCAGCACAAGGCCTGA